One Leishmania major strain Friedlin complete genome, chromosome 29 DNA segment encodes these proteins:
- a CDS encoding putative RNA-binding protein (previous protein_id=AAZ09590.1), with protein sequence MYFVAAAPTPVSPPGVIATSAPLPFGTPMKDMSISFSNSNSSTAVSAAPPSYEAVALDPKGPRSQTNLFVRKLASAVTEDDMRKLFEQYGTIMSFALMRDIHTGESLGTAFVRYSTHDEASAAMAALDGRELYGRPISIQWAKREHDSTPCGDARRKIRKLFVRNIPLDVTARHLRQIFSKFGSISNVTLHSDTAPAAARDNGDNSRPASQMRNIAFILFQDDDVAEQAVGALHNTCPFDSCEGIPLMVKLAEDNRDRIDRKQRFCEGSVANTTAKAFATAMMQSNHLCTAASVSPLTVPLSTPASATLSPPTLSMDVSHNNPIFIHEGHAASLPPSGQQTLPFTVSAPTATATPMLQTTVDANGNTAYFYVPPSPNNGVAQQALPASAAPGQYVIVSSGLQGFTAANRVVSQPSQPFYAAAAPPSVPQYYQTVTLPQVFADAQGQPLQPQSNVFVSGYYSYSPNPQSSPQTPQQVPIFEVKAAPMTHPLHTGASAPKAASDVFQNQSPLQHQLAHAQPPFSVSPQLSSPGGVREPVPTTVFSATDSPVNGAINSTNTVPLQLQVPMTLVPHSAAAPLSANAKARGHSCLGPTRDGAHAAALMCEVPMPSMVPCIEDDDVTWGNVSAKTPAAAGVSRSL encoded by the coding sequence ATGTACTTTGTCGCAGCCGCCCCGACGCCGGTGTCGCCGCCAGGGGTCATCGCGACATCTGCCCCTTTGCCGTTCGGCACCCCGATGAAGGACATGTCGATATCGTTCAGCAACAGCAATTCTTCCACCGCCGTttctgcggcaccgccatcgtACGAGGCTGTCGCGCTGGACCCGAAAGGCCCTCGCAGCCAGACAAATCTCTTTGTGCGCAAGCTGGCCTCCGCTGTGACGGAGGATGACATGCGCAAGCTGTTTGAGCAGTACGGCACGATCATGTCCTTCGCACTCATGCGAGACATCCACACCGGCGAAAGCCTTGGCACTGCCTTTGTACGCTACAGTACCCACGACGAGGCCAGCGCGGCCATGGCGGCTCTCGACGGGCGTGAGCTCTACGGCCGTCCCATCTCGATTCAGTGGGCAAAGCGTGAGCACGACAGCACTCCGTGTGGCGACGCTCGCCGCAAGATACGCAAGCTTTTCGTGCGCAACATCCCTCTCGACGTGACAGCGCGTCATCTCCGCCAGATCTTCTCCAAGTTCGGATCCATCAGCAACGTTACCCTGCATAGTGACACGGCCCCCGCAGCCGCCCGCGACAACGGCGACAACTCGCGCCCGGCCAGCCAAATGCGCAACATCGCTTTTATTCTCTTCCAGGACGACGACGTTGCGGAGCAGGCCGTGGGCGCGCTGCACAACACGTGCCCGTTTGACAGCTGCGAGGGGATCCCGCTCATGGTGAAGCTGGCCGAGGACAACCGTGACCGCATCGACCGAAAGCAGCGTTTCTGCGAGGGCAGCGTGGCGAACACGACCGCAAAGGCATTCGCAACGGCCATGATGCAGAGCAACCACCTCTGcactgccgcctccgtctcgcCGCTGACCGTTCCTCTCTCCACGCCAGCCTCGGCAACGCTCTCGCCCCCGACGCTGTCGATGGATGTCAGCCACAACAACCCCATCTTCATTCACGAGGGCCACGCggcttcgctgccgccgagtgGGCAACAGACGCTGCCCTTCACTGTTTCAGCGCCGACAGCCACAGCGACTCCCATGCTGCAAACCACAGTTGATGCGAACGGGAACACTGCGTACTTCTACGTCCCACCCTCGCCGAACAACGGTGTCGCGCAGCAAGCGCTGCCAGCTTCCGCAGCCCCTGGCCAGTACGTCATCGTGTCCAGCGGGCTTCAGGGCTTTACGGCGGCGAACAGGGTGGTGTcgcagccgtcgcagccCTTCtacgcggcggctgcgcctccaTCCGTGCCGCAATACTATCAGAccgtgacgctgccgcaggtctTTGCGGACGCGCAGggccagccgctgcagccgcagtcgAACGTTTTCGTCTCCGGCTACTACTCCTACTCTCCTAACCCGCAGTCCTCTCCGCAGACGCCACAGCAGGTGCCGATCTTTGAAGTGAAAGCGGCGCCCATGACACACCCGCTGCACACCGGTGCGTCGGCGCCAAAGGCGGCTAGCGATGTCTTTCAGAACCAGTCGCCGCTACAGCACCAGCTGGCACACGCTCAGCCGCCCTTCTCGGTCTCACCGCAGCTCAGCAGCCCTGGTGGTGTGCGGGAGCCTGTCCCGACGACGGTCTTCTCTGCGACGGACAGCCCAGTGAACGGGGCTATCAACTCCACCAACACCGTtccgctccagctgcaggtgccCATGACACTCGTGCcgcacagcgctgcggcgccgctgagcgCCAATGCCAAAGCGCGAGGACACTCTTGCTTGGGCCCGACAAGGgacggtgcgcacgctgcggcaCTGATGTGCGAAGTGCCGATGCCCTCCATGGTGCCGTGTATCGAGGACGATGACGTGACGTGGGGCAACGTCTCTGCCAAAACGCCGGCTGCAGCTGGTGTTTCAAGAAGCTTGTGA